In Clostridium swellfunianum, a genomic segment contains:
- a CDS encoding aminotransferase class IV, translating into MSECYRQLFIKNSEVTSRENFSDSMITEGTSLYEVVRVIEGVPLFLEKHLERLKNSAAIVKLELWMNIGEIKGKMLELMKINNVYEGNIKLVFNYSEKKEENTFLTYFLKHHYPSKEQYKEGVPTITCFMERSNPNAKVINSNLKSTTDEMMKKTGAYEAILIDKNNKITEGSRSNIFMVEKDTVVTSPVEDVLPGITREFIIEACRRENIRFLEERVDHRDIDKLDALFITGTSPKVLPINKVNDNVFYSSTNIVVQNIMSAYNRIIEEYIRNNKENIKLDEN; encoded by the coding sequence ATGAGCGAATGTTATAGACAACTGTTTATCAAGAATTCTGAGGTAACAAGCAGGGAGAATTTTTCAGACAGTATGATTACAGAGGGGACATCACTTTATGAGGTTGTAAGAGTAATTGAAGGAGTTCCTCTGTTTTTAGAAAAGCATTTAGAAAGACTTAAAAATTCTGCGGCTATTGTTAAGCTTGAGCTTTGGATGAACATTGGAGAAATCAAAGGCAAGATGCTTGAGTTAATGAAAATAAACAATGTATATGAGGGTAATATTAAGCTTGTATTTAACTATAGTGAGAAAAAAGAGGAGAATACGTTTCTTACCTATTTTTTAAAACACCATTATCCAAGTAAAGAACAATACAAAGAAGGTGTTCCGACAATAACTTGCTTTATGGAAAGATCAAATCCTAATGCAAAGGTTATAAATTCAAACCTTAAAAGTACAACTGATGAGATGATGAAGAAGACAGGGGCCTATGAAGCCATATTAATAGATAAAAATAATAAGATAACAGAAGGGAGCAGATCTAATATTTTTATGGTGGAAAAAGATACTGTAGTAACCTCACCAGTTGAAGATGTACTTCCTGGTATAACTAGAGAATTTATAATCGAGGCATGCAGAAGAGAAAACATTAGATTCCTGGAGGAGAGAGTAGACCATAGGGATATAGATAAGTTGGATGCTTTGTTTATAACAGGAACTTCACCCAAAGTTCTACCAATAAATAAAGTAAACGACAATGTTTTCTATTCCTCAACAAATATTGTTGTGCAAAATATAATGAGTGCTTATAATAGAATTATTGAAGAATATATAAGAAACAATAAAGAAAATATAAAATTAGACGAAAATTAG
- a CDS encoding undecaprenyldiphospho-muramoylpentapeptide beta-N-acetylglucosaminyltransferase, whose translation MENKKIIMTGGGSAGHVTPNLALIPRLKELGYDIEYIGTEEGIERKIIEENKIKYHAIASGKLRRYFDVKNFTDPFKVVKGIWQAYDIIKKQKPNVVFSKGGFVAVPVVIGAYFNRVPVIAHESDITPGLANKLSVPYCTKVCVTFPEALKKLNKNKAVLTGTPIRKELLEGSQIKGLSICGFNQAKPVLYIMGGSLGSKAINESIRKNLDKLLLSFNIIHICGKGNIDDNLNSEKGYKQFEYVNEELPHLMAAADIIVSRAGANSIFEFLALKKPNLLIPLSAKSSRGDQILNAASFEKCGYSMVLLEEEVNETSLLNKIKELYDSKEIFIKRMEKNNLGDGVEAIVKLIEKVKKNNS comes from the coding sequence TTGGAAAATAAAAAAATAATAATGACCGGAGGCGGTTCAGCAGGTCATGTTACTCCCAATCTTGCGCTTATTCCAAGGCTTAAGGAATTAGGCTATGATATAGAATATATTGGTACAGAAGAAGGTATTGAAAGAAAGATTATCGAAGAAAACAAAATAAAATACCATGCAATAGCAAGCGGTAAGCTTAGAAGATATTTTGATGTTAAAAATTTTACTGATCCTTTTAAGGTTGTAAAAGGAATTTGGCAGGCTTATGACATTATTAAAAAGCAAAAACCAAATGTTGTTTTTTCAAAGGGAGGTTTTGTAGCTGTGCCTGTAGTTATTGGTGCTTATTTTAATAGGGTTCCAGTAATAGCTCATGAGTCAGATATTACTCCTGGACTTGCAAATAAGCTTTCTGTTCCATACTGCACAAAGGTATGTGTAACTTTCCCCGAAGCATTAAAAAAACTAAATAAGAACAAAGCAGTTTTAACAGGCACTCCAATTAGAAAGGAACTTTTAGAAGGCAGCCAGATAAAAGGGTTAAGTATCTGCGGCTTTAATCAGGCTAAGCCAGTACTTTATATTATGGGTGGAAGTTTAGGTTCTAAAGCTATCAATGAAAGTATAAGAAAGAATCTAGATAAGCTTTTGCTAAGCTTTAATATAATTCACATTTGTGGAAAAGGAAACATAGATGATAATTTAAATAGCGAGAAAGGCTACAAGCAGTTTGAGTATGTAAATGAAGAACTCCCTCACTTAATGGCTGCTGCTGATATAATCGTTTCAAGAGCTGGTGCAAATTCTATATTTGAATTTTTAGCCTTAAAAAAACCAAATCTTTTAATACCTTTATCAGCAAAGTCAAGCAGAGGAGATCAGATTCTTAATGCTGCATCCTTTGAAAAGTGTGGCTACAGTATGGTTTTACTAGAAGAGGAAGTAAATGAAACAAGTCTTCTAAATAAAATTAAAGAACTTTACGATAGCAAAGAAATTTTTATAAAAAGGATGGAAAAAAATAATTTAGGTGATGGAGTAGAGGCGATAGTTAAGCTCATAGAGAAAGTAAAGAAAAATAATAGTTAG
- the safA gene encoding SafA/ExsA family spore coat assembly protein, whose amino-acid sequence MKKLGVFLFSVFVLICAKTSVHAQPITYTVRSGDSMWKIAVRYQIGVSEIISANRQITNPNMIYPGQRLTVPNIDDVKALENEVIRLVNIERSKHGLAPLKANWELSRVARIKSQDMKNKGYFSHYSPTYGSPFDMMKKFGFSFYSAGENIAMGQRTPQEVMTAWMNSPGHRANILKADFKEIGVGLARDGSLYWTQMFMTR is encoded by the coding sequence ATGAAGAAATTAGGTGTATTTTTATTTAGTGTGTTTGTTTTAATTTGTGCAAAAACGTCTGTACACGCACAACCTATAACTTACACAGTTAGGTCTGGAGACAGCATGTGGAAGATAGCAGTAAGATATCAGATTGGTGTATCTGAAATCATAAGTGCAAATCGCCAAATAACAAATCCTAATATGATATATCCAGGTCAGAGACTTACAGTTCCTAACATAGATGATGTTAAGGCGTTAGAAAATGAGGTAATTAGATTAGTTAATATTGAAAGAAGCAAACATGGTCTTGCACCTTTAAAAGCAAACTGGGAGCTTTCAAGAGTTGCAAGAATAAAGTCTCAGGATATGAAGAATAAAGGATACTTTTCCCACTATTCTCCAACCTATGGATCTCCATTTGATATGATGAAGAAGTTTGGTTTTAGTTTCTACAGTGCAGGCGAGAATATTGCCATGGGACAAAGAACTCCACAAGAAGTTATGACAGCTTGGATGAATTCTCCAGGACACAGAGCCAATATACTAAAGGCAGATTTTAAAGAAATAGGTGTTGGTCTTGCTAGGGATGGTTCATTGTATTGGACACAAATGTTCATGACTAGATAA
- a CDS encoding HAD-IB family hydrolase, which translates to MEKLAIFDVDFTLTKRETLLEFYSFMIKKNPKHILHLPKIFAYSALYVLKIIPLRKAKEAFISFVDGIKEKEMQNHVKDFYEKRLSKILYKDAIDMMRKLKAEGYKVYLISASAEFYLNELYNIKEVDKVIGTRFICENGIYKGVMHGENCKGKEKVKRLMEELKKDNIEVDFKNSYMFSDSLADLPLFKLVGKPYLINYKKGHESIEILRWK; encoded by the coding sequence ATGGAGAAGTTAGCAATTTTTGATGTAGATTTCACACTTACGAAGAGAGAAACTTTGCTTGAGTTTTATAGCTTTATGATTAAAAAGAACCCTAAACACATATTGCATTTGCCAAAAATCTTTGCATATTCAGCACTTTATGTTTTGAAGATTATTCCACTAAGAAAAGCTAAGGAAGCTTTTATAAGCTTTGTTGATGGAATTAAAGAAAAAGAGATGCAGAATCATGTAAAGGACTTTTATGAAAAAAGGTTAAGTAAAATTTTATACAAAGATGCCATAGATATGATGAGAAAGCTTAAGGCAGAAGGGTATAAGGTATATCTTATATCTGCATCAGCTGAGTTTTATTTAAATGAACTATACAATATAAAGGAGGTAGATAAGGTTATAGGAACTAGATTTATATGCGAGAACGGGATTTATAAAGGTGTTATGCATGGGGAGAACTGCAAAGGCAAGGAAAAGGTAAAAAGACTTATGGAAGAACTTAAAAAAGATAATATAGAAGTAGACTTTAAGAATTCTTATATGTTTTCAGATTCCTTAGCAGACTTGCCTTTGTTTAAATTAGTTGGAAAGCCGTATTTGATAAATTACAAAAAAGGACATGAAAGTATTGAAATTTTAAGATGGAAATAA
- the nifJ gene encoding pyruvate:ferredoxin (flavodoxin) oxidoreductase — MRKMKTMDGNTAAAHVAYAFTDVAAIFPITPSSPMAEHVDEWSSQGRKNIFGQEVKVVEMQSEAGAAGAVHGSLQAGAFTTTFTASQGLLLMLPNMYKIAGELLPAVFHVSARAIAAHALSIFGDHQDVMAARQTGFALLAASSVQEVMDLSAVAHLSTLKGRVPFLNFFDGFRTSHEVQKIEVLEYDELKALVDEEDIKAFRKRSLNPERPVTRGTAQNPDIYFQGREASNRFYQAIPELVENYMAEINKLTGRDYHLFNYYGAADAENIIVAMGSVCEVIQETVDYLNARGEKVGLLNIHLFRPFSIEHFMKYIPKTVKKIAVLDRTKEPGSAGEPLYLDVKNAFYDSEIRPLIVGGRYGLGSKDTTPGQIVAVFDNLKQDKPKNGFTVGINDDVTFTSLPEGEEIDVADPSTKACKFWGLGSDGTVGANKSAVKIIGDHTDLYAQAYFAYDSKKSGGITISHLRFGKNQIKSPYLINKADFVACHNQSYVNKYDVLSGLKKNGVFLLNSIWDSEGLEKHLPATMKRFIAENDIKFYTLNAVKIAQEIGLGGRINMIMQSAFFKLANIIPIEDAVKYLKDAVVASYGLKGEKIVNMNFAAIDKALEALVQVEVPESWKDAYEEAAATVAVPDFIKNVLEPMNRQEGDKLPVSTFMGIEDGTFPQGTAAYEKRGIAINVPEWNIDKCIQCNQCSYVCPHAAIRPFLANEEEVNNAPESFITKKAQGGKTFEGLNYRITVDVLDCTGCGNCADICPAPGKALTMMPVETQLNEQNNWEYAVSLSHKENPMNKETVKGSQFEQPLLEFSGACAGCGETPYARLVTQLFGDRMMISNATGCSSIWGASAPATPYTTNHNGHGPAWANSLFEDNAEFGFGMFQGVRQIRERLALVASEALTQEISEELKGALQAWLDSFKDGEGSKKATLKMLSLLEAEKDKSAAIADLYENREYLIKKSQWIFGGDGWAYDIGYGGLDHVLASGEDVNVLVFDTEIYSNTGGQSSKATPTAAIAKFAASGKRTKKKDLGMMAMSYGYVYVAQIAMGADKNQTIKAISEAEKYDGPSLIIAYAPCISQGIKSGMGKSQAEEKKAVDAGYWHMYRFNPTLKDAGKNPFTLDSKEPTASFREFLLGEVRYASLLKAFPEHAEALFEKTEKDAKERLDSYKRLAANL, encoded by the coding sequence ATGAGAAAGATGAAAACTATGGACGGTAATACCGCTGCCGCTCACGTAGCCTATGCCTTTACAGACGTAGCTGCAATTTTCCCTATAACTCCATCATCACCAATGGCTGAGCATGTTGACGAATGGAGCTCACAAGGAAGAAAAAATATTTTTGGACAAGAAGTTAAAGTTGTTGAAATGCAATCTGAAGCTGGAGCAGCAGGAGCTGTACACGGATCACTTCAAGCAGGAGCTTTTACAACAACATTTACAGCATCACAAGGTCTTCTTTTAATGCTTCCAAATATGTACAAGATAGCTGGAGAACTATTACCAGCAGTATTCCACGTAAGTGCTAGAGCTATAGCTGCTCATGCTCTTTCAATATTCGGAGATCACCAAGACGTAATGGCAGCTAGACAAACTGGATTTGCACTTCTTGCAGCAAGCAGCGTTCAAGAAGTTATGGATTTATCTGCAGTAGCTCACTTATCAACATTGAAGGGAAGAGTACCTTTCTTAAACTTCTTTGATGGTTTTAGAACTTCACACGAAGTACAAAAAATCGAAGTTTTAGAATATGATGAATTAAAGGCTCTTGTAGATGAAGAAGATATTAAGGCTTTCAGAAAGAGATCCTTAAATCCAGAGAGACCAGTTACAAGAGGAACTGCTCAAAATCCAGACATTTACTTCCAAGGAAGAGAAGCATCTAATAGATTCTATCAAGCCATACCTGAATTAGTAGAAAACTACATGGCTGAGATAAACAAGCTAACAGGAAGAGACTATCACTTATTCAACTACTATGGAGCAGCAGATGCTGAAAACATAATAGTTGCCATGGGATCAGTTTGTGAAGTTATTCAAGAAACAGTAGATTATTTAAATGCTAGAGGAGAAAAAGTAGGTCTTTTAAATATTCACTTATTTAGACCATTCTCTATTGAGCACTTTATGAAATACATACCAAAGACAGTTAAGAAGATAGCTGTACTTGATAGAACAAAGGAACCAGGATCAGCTGGTGAACCACTATATCTTGATGTAAAGAACGCTTTCTATGACAGTGAAATAAGACCTTTAATAGTTGGTGGAAGATACGGCTTAGGTTCAAAGGATACTACACCTGGACAAATAGTTGCTGTATTTGACAACTTAAAGCAAGACAAGCCTAAGAACGGCTTTACTGTTGGTATAAATGATGATGTAACTTTTACTTCACTTCCAGAGGGAGAAGAAATAGATGTTGCAGATCCATCAACAAAGGCTTGCAAGTTCTGGGGACTTGGTTCAGACGGAACTGTAGGAGCTAACAAGAGTGCTGTTAAGATTATAGGAGACCATACAGACCTTTATGCACAAGCATACTTTGCTTATGACTCAAAGAAGTCTGGCGGAATTACTATTTCTCACTTAAGATTTGGTAAAAACCAAATTAAGTCTCCATATTTAATAAACAAGGCAGACTTTGTTGCTTGCCATAATCAATCATATGTTAACAAATATGATGTTTTATCAGGACTTAAGAAAAATGGAGTATTCCTACTAAATTCTATTTGGGATTCTGAAGGACTTGAAAAACATCTTCCAGCAACTATGAAGAGATTCATAGCCGAAAACGACATTAAATTCTATACATTAAATGCTGTTAAGATAGCTCAAGAAATCGGTCTTGGCGGAAGAATAAACATGATAATGCAATCTGCCTTCTTTAAGCTTGCTAACATAATTCCAATAGAGGATGCTGTTAAGTATCTTAAGGATGCTGTTGTTGCTTCCTATGGCTTAAAGGGAGAAAAGATTGTTAACATGAACTTCGCTGCTATCGATAAAGCTCTTGAAGCTTTAGTACAAGTTGAAGTTCCAGAAAGCTGGAAAGATGCTTATGAAGAAGCAGCTGCTACTGTAGCGGTACCAGACTTTATAAAGAATGTTCTTGAACCAATGAACAGACAAGAAGGAGATAAACTTCCTGTAAGTACATTCATGGGAATAGAAGATGGTACTTTCCCACAAGGAACAGCAGCTTATGAAAAGAGAGGAATAGCTATCAATGTTCCAGAATGGAATATAGATAAGTGCATACAATGTAATCAATGTTCATATGTATGTCCTCATGCTGCTATAAGACCATTCTTAGCGAATGAAGAAGAAGTTAACAATGCACCAGAAAGCTTCATTACAAAGAAAGCTCAAGGTGGAAAGACTTTTGAAGGCTTAAACTACAGAATTACTGTAGACGTACTAGATTGTACTGGCTGCGGAAACTGTGCGGATATCTGCCCAGCTCCAGGAAAAGCTCTTACAATGATGCCTGTTGAAACTCAATTAAATGAGCAAAACAACTGGGAGTATGCAGTAAGCCTTTCACATAAAGAAAACCCAATGAACAAAGAAACAGTAAAGGGAAGCCAATTTGAGCAGCCATTACTTGAGTTCTCAGGCGCTTGCGCAGGTTGTGGAGAAACTCCATACGCTAGACTTGTTACTCAATTATTTGGTGACAGAATGATGATTTCCAATGCTACTGGATGTTCATCAATTTGGGGTGCAAGTGCTCCTGCTACACCATACACAACTAACCACAATGGACATGGTCCAGCTTGGGCTAACTCATTATTTGAAGACAATGCTGAGTTTGGCTTTGGTATGTTCCAAGGTGTAAGACAAATAAGAGAAAGATTAGCTTTAGTAGCTTCAGAAGCATTAACTCAAGAGATAAGCGAAGAGTTAAAGGGTGCACTTCAAGCTTGGCTTGACAGCTTTAAAGATGGAGAAGGTTCAAAGAAGGCAACTCTTAAGATGCTTTCACTTCTTGAAGCTGAGAAAGATAAGAGTGCAGCTATTGCTGACCTTTATGAAAATAGAGAATACTTAATTAAGAAGTCACAATGGATTTTCGGTGGAGACGGATGGGCTTATGACATCGGATACGGTGGATTAGATCACGTGCTTGCTTCAGGAGAAGATGTAAATGTTCTTGTATTCGATACAGAAATTTATTCAAATACTGGAGGACAATCTTCAAAGGCAACTCCAACTGCTGCAATAGCTAAGTTTGCTGCTTCAGGAAAGAGAACTAAGAAGAAAGACCTTGGTATGATGGCTATGAGCTATGGTTATGTATACGTAGCACAAATAGCTATGGGTGCTGACAAGAATCAAACTATAAAGGCAATATCTGAAGCTGAAAAATATGACGGACCATCCTTAATAATAGCTTATGCTCCATGTATAAGCCAAGGTATTAAGTCTGGAATGGGTAAGAGTCAAGCTGAAGAGAAGAAGGCTGTTGATGCTGGATACTGGCATATGTACAGATTCAACCCAACATTAAAAGATGCTGGAAAGAATCCATTTACACTTGACTCCAAGGAGCCAACTGCTTCCTTCAGAGAGTTCTTATTAGGTGAAGTTAGATATGCTTCCTTATTAAAGGCATTCCCAGAGCATGCAGAGGCATTGTTCGAGAAGACTGAAAAGGACGCTAAAGAAAGACTTGATTCCTATAAGAGACTTGCTGCTAACCTATAA
- a CDS encoding DUF1292 domain-containing protein, giving the protein MSDEKLHNCGCDDNSCGCGNDHDHDHGHEGCGCGHDHDHDHGPMIVDLEDENGNVVSCEAIDGFTYKENDYILVQNPDDGSVYLFKIVGEEGELVVPDEEEFEEVSKYYEQSLEDEE; this is encoded by the coding sequence ATGAGCGATGAAAAACTACACAACTGCGGTTGTGACGACAATAGCTGTGGCTGTGGAAATGACCATGACCACGATCACGGACATGAAGGTTGTGGCTGCGGACATGACCATGATCATGACCACGGACCTATGATAGTAGATTTAGAAGATGAAAACGGAAATGTAGTTTCCTGCGAAGCTATAGACGGTTTTACTTACAAGGAAAATGACTATATATTAGTTCAAAATCCTGATGATGGTTCAGTTTACCTATTCAAGATAGTAGGTGAAGAGGGAGAACTTGTAGTTCCTGATGAAGAGGAATTCGAGGAAGTATCCAAATACTATGAGCAAAGTCTAGAAGACGAAGAATAA
- a CDS encoding MBL fold metallo-hydrolase RNA specificity domain-containing protein has product MKIQFYGAAGCVTGSCHLLKVNNKRILLDCGLYQGKDEKERGNEEFDFNPKEIDYVLLSHAHIDHSGRIPLLYKRGFKGEVICTDATRDLCSVMLPDSGHIMEMETEWKNRKRVRQGLDPIEPLYTAKLAGVAIYLFRSCQYNKWIELFEGFKVRFKDAGHLLGASIIEMKIKEKDKGEVKLVYSGDLGNKNLPIIKDPSKIDNADYVIMETTYGDRVHQNIDNEFEELIKIIKTTFKRGGNVIIPSFAVGRTQEVLYALNHYVNNDKLKNVTVYVDSPLASQSTRIFEKYTDIYDEEAKKLIESGDNPLDFDGLVFSETPEDSARINKIQSGALVISASGMCEAGRIKHHLKHNLWRKECSIVFVGYQAEGTLGRAILDGSKKVKIFGEEIAVNAEIYALQGLSGHADKDGLLDWVKGFKKPPKEILLVHGDEEARNSFMRVLADEGYKARVMKTGEKFIINDYKTKVTIDYKDKIIKLLSSIDDMDEIDKTILLDHIKNILDQ; this is encoded by the coding sequence ATGAAGATACAATTCTATGGTGCAGCTGGATGTGTTACAGGCTCCTGTCATCTTTTAAAAGTTAATAATAAGAGAATACTATTAGACTGTGGTCTTTATCAAGGTAAGGATGAAAAGGAAAGAGGAAATGAAGAATTTGACTTTAATCCTAAGGAAATAGATTATGTATTGCTATCGCATGCTCATATTGACCACAGCGGCAGAATACCGCTTTTATATAAGAGAGGCTTTAAAGGAGAAGTAATTTGTACTGATGCTACTAGGGATCTATGCAGTGTTATGCTTCCTGACAGTGGGCATATTATGGAGATGGAAACTGAATGGAAGAATAGGAAGAGAGTAAGACAGGGCTTAGATCCAATAGAACCTTTATATACTGCAAAGCTGGCTGGTGTTGCCATATACCTATTTAGAAGCTGTCAGTATAATAAATGGATAGAATTATTTGAAGGATTTAAAGTAAGGTTTAAAGATGCAGGTCATCTGTTAGGGGCTTCTATTATTGAAATGAAAATTAAAGAAAAGGATAAAGGAGAAGTTAAGCTGGTTTACAGCGGTGATTTAGGAAATAAAAATCTTCCTATAATCAAAGATCCTTCTAAAATTGACAATGCCGATTATGTAATTATGGAAACAACTTATGGTGACAGAGTACATCAAAATATAGATAATGAATTCGAGGAACTTATAAAAATAATTAAAACTACCTTCAAAAGAGGAGGAAATGTAATAATTCCATCCTTTGCAGTAGGAAGAACTCAAGAAGTCCTTTATGCGCTTAATCATTATGTAAATAATGATAAGCTTAAAAATGTAACAGTATACGTGGATAGCCCTTTAGCTTCGCAATCTACTAGAATTTTTGAAAAATACACTGATATTTACGATGAGGAAGCAAAAAAACTTATAGAGTCAGGAGATAACCCATTAGATTTTGATGGCTTGGTTTTTAGCGAAACACCAGAGGATTCTGCAAGAATAAATAAAATTCAAAGCGGTGCTTTGGTTATATCTGCAAGCGGCATGTGTGAAGCGGGAAGAATAAAACATCATTTAAAGCATAATCTTTGGAGAAAAGAGTGTTCTATCGTATTTGTAGGATATCAGGCTGAAGGAACTCTAGGAAGAGCTATTTTAGACGGATCGAAAAAAGTAAAAATATTCGGTGAAGAAATTGCAGTAAACGCAGAAATATATGCACTCCAAGGTCTGTCTGGCCATGCGGACAAAGATGGACTTTTGGATTGGGTGAAAGGCTTTAAGAAACCTCCTAAGGAAATTCTTTTGGTGCATGGAGATGAAGAGGCGCGAAACAGCTTTATGAGAGTTTTAGCTGATGAGGGCTACAAAGCTAGAGTGATGAAAACCGGAGAAAAATTTATAATTAATGATTATAAAACTAAAGTTACTATAGATTACAAAGATAAAATAATTAAACTTTTGAGTTCAATTGATGATATGGATGAAATAGATAAAACTATTCTTTTGGATCACATTAAAAATATATTGGATCAATAA
- a CDS encoding chemotaxis protein CheW — protein MENKNIKVLIFSINGEYYATDIMEVERIISYEETTKLPDSPSFVEGVITYEGNVLPVISLAKKFGLGYGEKSSDSKIIVAKQDNTKIGIIVDVVSEVKDVSTNNIENPPEIVAGISKRYIRGLIKIDKKIIIFLNLGTILSDEEKTFL, from the coding sequence ATGGAGAATAAAAATATAAAAGTTTTGATATTCAGCATTAATGGAGAATATTATGCCACTGACATAATGGAAGTGGAAAGGATAATAAGCTATGAAGAAACAACAAAGCTTCCAGATTCACCAAGCTTTGTTGAAGGAGTAATAACCTACGAAGGAAATGTGCTTCCTGTTATTTCACTAGCCAAGAAATTTGGTCTTGGATATGGTGAAAAAAGCAGCGACTCAAAAATAATAGTGGCTAAACAGGATAATACAAAAATAGGTATAATTGTTGATGTAGTTTCTGAAGTTAAAGATGTTAGTACAAATAATATAGAAAATCCACCAGAAATAGTAGCTGGAATCTCAAAACGATATATTAGAGGACTTATAAAGATTGATAAAAAGATAATAATCTTTTTAAACCTTGGGACAATTTTATCGGATGAAGAAAAGACTTTTTTATAA
- a CDS encoding DUF342 domain-containing protein, translated as MKENNEKPIRHLNVKYSDNKLEAYISINYLPDFEGTYPPYFTPSEIKSELSKLNIIYGLMEEVIEDCSNQKDVYEVLIAKGDSPVNGEDDMLLLKFEVDKDIKKLNEDSNGRVDFKSIGAINAVHQGEVIAVRIPGKEGIAGMDVTGKQISPKSRKVIKLKASQGCEQTDENTIVSSINGKPSMKNNVFYVYKSHQIAKDVDLGTGNIAFLGDVIVQGNVREGMKVYSGNCITIMQNVEKAEIKGIGEIIVKGNVINSNVVGGGEDATKLKTIENLSEFQGSLKEMVEAIEEIKKFNLLGYDTTDGQIIKLLLENKFRIIPKLCMLVISEDIKDKQKGDLELCEISSFVKAKLIGLAPHNIKHYSELFFLMDLIKEKIKVLQSSLSIPVNVKLAYCQDSQISSSGDIIVSGRGAYVSHLTAHHDVYFTQPGSVCRGGAVKAGNYIKCKQVGSTGGVVTRLNVLDKGQIWVDAAYENTILTIGCREFVVDYPSKEVHAYLDEDREIVVERLRL; from the coding sequence GTGAAAGAAAACAATGAAAAACCTATCAGGCACCTAAATGTTAAGTATTCTGACAATAAATTAGAGGCTTATATAAGCATAAACTATTTACCGGATTTTGAAGGCACCTATCCTCCTTATTTTACTCCAAGCGAAATTAAAAGTGAACTTTCAAAGTTAAATATTATTTATGGCCTTATGGAGGAAGTTATTGAGGATTGTTCAAATCAGAAAGATGTTTATGAGGTTTTAATTGCTAAGGGGGATTCGCCTGTAAATGGCGAAGACGATATGCTGCTATTAAAATTTGAAGTTGATAAGGATATTAAAAAACTAAATGAAGATAGTAATGGTCGAGTAGATTTCAAAAGTATAGGAGCTATAAACGCGGTGCATCAGGGGGAGGTTATTGCAGTACGTATACCTGGCAAGGAAGGTATTGCTGGAATGGATGTAACTGGCAAGCAGATAAGCCCAAAGTCTAGAAAGGTAATAAAGCTTAAGGCGTCACAGGGCTGTGAGCAAACAGATGAAAACACAATTGTCTCATCTATTAACGGTAAGCCATCCATGAAAAATAATGTATTTTATGTTTATAAATCACATCAAATTGCCAAGGATGTAGATTTAGGAACAGGCAACATCGCTTTTTTAGGTGATGTTATTGTACAAGGCAATGTTAGAGAGGGTATGAAGGTATATTCGGGAAACTGTATTACTATCATGCAGAATGTGGAGAAAGCTGAAATAAAGGGAATAGGGGAAATTATAGTTAAGGGGAATGTTATTAATTCTAACGTTGTTGGTGGGGGCGAAGATGCGACAAAGCTTAAAACAATAGAAAATCTTAGTGAATTTCAAGGATCTCTTAAAGAAATGGTTGAGGCCATCGAGGAAATTAAAAAATTTAATCTTTTAGGTTACGATACAACAGATGGACAAATTATTAAACTACTTCTGGAAAATAAATTTAGAATTATCCCAAAACTGTGCATGCTGGTAATTTCTGAAGACATTAAAGATAAACAAAAGGGTGATCTTGAGCTTTGCGAAATTTCAAGTTTTGTAAAAGCTAAACTTATAGGCTTAGCGCCCCATAACATAAAGCACTATAGTGAACTCTTTTTCCTTATGGATCTAATAAAGGAGAAGATTAAAGTTCTGCAGTCATCATTATCAATACCTGTAAATGTTAAACTAGCTTATTGCCAGGATTCACAAATAAGCAGTTCAGGAGACATTATCGTTTCAGGAAGAGGGGCATATGTATCCCATCTTACCGCCCATCATGATGTGTACTTTACTCAGCCTGGAAGCGTCTGTAGGGGAGGTGCAGTAAAGGCTGGCAATTACATAAAGTGCAAACAAGTTGGGAGTACAGGCGGTGTTGTTACAAGACTTAATGTTTTAGATAAAGGGCAGATTTGGGTTGATGCAGCTTATGAAAACACAATTCTAACTATTGGCTGTAGAGAGTTTGTTGTAGATTATCCTAGTAAAGAGGTACATGCCTACCTAGATGAAGACAGGGAAATTGTAGTTGAAAGACTAAGATTGTAA